The Pseudoliparis swirei isolate HS2019 ecotype Mariana Trench chromosome 19, NWPU_hadal_v1, whole genome shotgun sequence genomic sequence TTTTATTAGATTGGTTGTTATACTATAGTGCTGATTTTTAGGAAGAAccgagtgccccccccccgtctcctgGATGGTTGGTGATGCCGATTAATCAAAGCATGTTCACTCTCTCATTACAGTTAATATGCAGGAAAAGATAAATAGACCAGAAAGGGATTGATTTCTGACTGAATGCCAGTTATCAGAGACGTTACTCACTGGCTGATGTTGGCTATTGTGTCCATCCAGCTGCGAATGCGAACCTTGTTGCGTATATTTGGGGGGTTGCTGAACTCGTGCACTATAGCGATGTGATAGGGATAGGGCCCCTGGAAGAGCTGCCGCTCCAACGCTACCGAGTCGatctgaagagagagaagaaaagagatgtAGAGCCAGAACAATGTCAACATTATGACCACCTTTCCCATGGATCCAAGATGTGGTGTATTAATTGCCTGCATGAAATTGATCTCCCAACTAAAATCAGCAAAAAATGTCCAACTGGTTGAACATAATTTGTTGTAAATATGCTAAATTGTTGgcgacttaacccttgtgttgccttcgggtcattttgacccgattcaatatttaaccctcctgtcgccttcgggtcaatttgacccgattcaatgtttaatgtcggtgttctttcgggagtcaacaaacaaacataaagtacctcacacttaaacttggaaaacaatattaattctaataattttctggagattttaatagctggggtcatattgacctcaagggtaaaatatgttagtaaatataaaggtaacaggagggttaaacattgaatcgggtcaaattgacccgaaggcaacacaagggttaaatatatttgtaaaaagcCTTAATAAATTATCTTTGCAGGAGGACTTTAAACTATAAAGGCAAATGCAGACATCTTAATATGGAATAACagcattaaaatataaatgtataaaggcAGTATTGacttaattgttttaatatattgGCGTAGCAACCGCTTTTTTCCCTGTGATGCAAATACAAATCTTTTCAAATTAAAGTTACATCAATGGTTAGAATTTAACATCCAAGGAAACGGAGATTACCAACCTGGTGCATAGGGCGCATGTAGATGATGCGGTTCCTCTCGGGAGGCATTCTCAGGATCTGATCCAGGACCTGTTCCATGTCCAGCTTTTTACACTGAGCGTAATCAAACCTGTTCACGATGGGAGCGCTCTCGACCCGCAGCTGTTTCAACACTCGACATCTGGTGGCTACagagagggaggacacgaggagacgtCGTGACCCAAGGCTTTTTGACTGAATAACTGCTGCGAGTTCTGTTATTAGAACTCAACATAAGGTTTGATAGGGGTTTACAACTGGGTTTATTTAGAGGACTGTACCACGGTCAAACAGTCATGAACATGTAATCTCCCCATGTTTAGCTAATTTTTTTGTCAATGCAGGTTACAAGGCTATAAATATGTCTTAAAATAAGCTATTATTTTGAGATtctaaaagattttttttccagAAATGACACCATATCAACAAAGATTCCAAGTTTCCAAAGTTGCCCATAAAAAAATGGCTAAAGAGAATAGTTCTGGTTTAACCAAGTAAGTGTTAAATACACAATGTAGTAGCTGTATGACACCGACACCACCAGCATTTGGATCGGTTCCCTATGAGCTTCGCTTTTTCGTGGGTTCttcgttttttttgtttacgtTTTTATGACTTAAGTATACCGACCCTTTCAGGTCAACATGGATCTTTACTGTGGTTGGCTAGATTCTCTTCTAGAACATACCTCGGCTATTCAACATTTGTACTTTTAAAAGTGTGTGACCAAAAAAGAAGGTGTACCATTTCCTCCAAGAGGTTTACATCTAAGATTATTAGTACATCTTtccaatacaaaaacaaaagtgaGAAAAACATCCTCATGAGTGTCCTTTACCATGAACGAACATCATCTTGGGGCAGTCTTTGAGGACTAGGTCAGTGATCCCACAGTTGGTCAGCGTGATGCCCACCAGGTTCTTACTCTTCAGAGACAAAATCTGCAAAAGCAACTCAGAATGTCAATGCTACTCACAAAGGATACACTAATGTTAACTTCCCCTCACATGTGCATCCTGGCTCATTGGCAACAGAATAGCAGCCATTGATCGATTCATTTGTTAAGACAACAGAAGAAAAAGGTCCTTCTGAGCTCAAATGTCTCGCTCTCAGCCCACCTGCCACACTCTGGCTCCCCCAAGGGGATGAAAACTATTTGGAAAATCTTGTGTATATCATCGTCACAAGTTTGAGAACTGTATTACAAACTATGTACAGTAAatgtaaatgcattaaaaattcaCCCATTTGGTCTTCCAACAAACCTTATCAACAGTGACCATGAGACTGTGTGCCTGTACCTGTACGTGGTCGTCCTCAGTGACCGGGTCCGAGGTGCTGGTGGACTTGTCGGCCATTCGTTTCCTCCTCACTGATACTCGAGGCCTGGCTCTGGAAAGATCTACACAACAATATCACCTTCAACAATAGAAAAGCAAGCAGCACCATCTTTAACTGCCAAATGGGAAACAACTATTGTATCACCGCTGAAGTCAACCAAGTTAAAAAGGCACATATTAATTTAGCATTGCCCTCCATTATCATTCTCAATGGGCagtaaaaagataaataaaaaatgatatacaTTTCAATGTCACAGAGCCAAGAATACATTCTTCTTCCTTGTCAAAAACCTGGCACCTACataacccacaatgcaactcaacTGCAGACAGTTTAGTCATATTTAGGAGTTTGTGTTATGCTATTAAATGTAAGATGTAGCCTCTAGCCTAAAGCAGCGATGAGGATGGTTTTCAAACTAAGCTTTCAGACCTTTTGGCTCAAGGCAGCACTAAAATACGACTTTAAAAGCAACACAACTCACATTTAAGTTGCGTAAATGCCGGACATAGGTTTTTATAATAAGAGATATTGAAATAATTCAGGCTCTGCAACTGCgcagatatatacagtattagtTATTTTATATTGATATGCTAGGAAATATGAGAAGTTACTGATCTTAGTAAtgagtttcctttttttggccttGTCCCCATTTATTTTTATACGAATTAGATCAATATGTGAGTTAAAAGTTTCTTAGTCTTTAGAGGGGGAAATTAACGGACTGTCTGCAGAACTATCACTTCGCTGAGCACCAACATGAAACCACAGGCCTGAGCTTTTGCACAAGATCAAAGGTTCCACTCCACGTGTTCTGGGCCTGGTCTTACCCGTCTCAGATAtcagggacacagaggacgTACGAGTGCAGGATCGGGTCAAAGGCCGCCTAGGAATGAAGTCCTCGTCTGTGGCCTCACCCTTCTGTGAACCTGAAAAGGTAGCGTAGGGCGATCCAGCAGGGGTAGGCAATCGTTGTCCCTGTCCTGTCGGCTGCGCTGGTCTCCTAGCAGCATGGTTTACAGCAGCAGCTCTGGGATCCAGACTGTCAGCACAGGCAGGAGCAGAGCTCTGCCTCACCCCAGTCTCCCTTGTGCAACTGGCCCCAGTCCGTGTACCAGAAGGGCTTTCCGCGTAGTCGTTAGTCCTGCCAGTTCCTGTCGCTCTGTCAGTGGTTGTGGTTGCTTGGTGGCTGTTCCCCACCACCAGCCTCCCACATCCACCAACCTGCCTGGATGTGGCTGCTCCAGGGCCAACTCTGCCCACTGATCCAGTCACTGGCCTCACCCCGGTCCTTGCTGCTGCCCCAGGACCCCGTAGTGGCCCACTGTCAGCCCCAGGTCTTGCAGCAGTCTCCACAGCCTCGGTGGCAATTCCTTTAACGCTAGTCCTCCTGCTGTTCTCCACAGCAGCCTTCATGTCAGCCTTAATCTGTTCACTTGTCACCTGACAGCTCTTCTCACAGCTGCTGTCCAACACCAGAGTCTTTGTCTCATTTGCCGAGATCGCCTCCGATACAGCCACATTGTTGCCCCGCCTCACTGGAGTCTTTCCTTTACCTGGAAACAAACATTTGTGTTACATTGGTGGGATAAACTTGTgctttttaaagtcttttttttttttattgaacaaGGTGAGACGTTTTTCTCCCACATATGTGCCCACATACTGTAGCTATTGTGTTTctgagccccccctcccctcctcagaTCTATAGTGCAACAACAACCCAATGAGACGTGTATTGACCGAGTGCTGGGTGTGTTCCGTGTTGTGCTGACACCTTCTGAACAGGAAGCTGGCTGCTGCAAACAGGAAGCTGGCATTAGCCTCGAAACGaggccttcctcttcttcactgtcGGAGTCCGAGATGACCAGCGGGGGCTTTGGAACAGTGGCACAGGCTGGTCTACACTGCTGGACTAAACCACTTGGAcctggagagggagggggatgcATCAGCAGacatcaacaaataaataaggaGCTCTTATGAATCGGAGAGTATGAAAGAGAAGCTCCTAACCTGCTTGCTCCTCATCAGGAGCGTGTGGCGCTCCTGCTGGACAACCGTCAGCCACATCAACTCTCACCTCCCCTTCTGTTCTTTTCAGCTCCATCTGAGGACCAGCCTCCAtgttgtcctcctccaacagcaccgcctcctcttcttctacctCTTCCATCCCATTTACCTCCACTGGTgctgtgaaaacaaaaacactttatttttatcaaAGCATAACGCCTCTGCATTCAACCCAGTCTAAGCATTTGGAGCAGAGGGCTGATGGAACGGGCCTGGGAGCAACTTGGGGTTCAGAGTTCTTCACATACGAGACAGGAGGAGCCAGGATGTGATTAAGGACGACGCACTACGTAGCCTCCAGAAACGATAACCAAGAGTTTATTATTAGATTTCTGTTTCCATTTGTTCATTTGTCTGGTAACAGGATCTCAAAACGTGGATAAATTACATCTGAAAGAAATCTACTTTACACATTGACAAGTATTGTAAAAGACTAGAAAAGCACTTTATAAGTAGGGTCCATCTCCTGCTTTCAGACTTTTGGTGATGCAATTTAACATGTTAACTTTACGTGTAGCTCAGTTCCTATTTGTACAGAACACTAATTATCCCAATACAGGATTCAGGTGTTCCTCTTTTTtgcaacatttacatatttgcCCTCGCTATGTTTCTATGGAAAATGAAGGGTTAAAATACTTTAGAAGTCAAAATCCATGACGTTGAGCTGCTGTGTTCTGATCGTTGCTGCTCCGCTGGATAAGAATGCAGGTGGGACTTGCCATTGTTCTGCTGCCGtctttggttgttgttgttgttgatgatgttgttgacgacaggtggaggagcagcaggcaTGTTGgcctcattgttgttgttgtggtggtggttgttgttgttgttgttgtcgttgtcatTGTTAGAGTTCTGGTTGCTGACCAGTGCTGAGGACACTCCAATACCAGTTCCTGCACTCAGGCCTACCCTGGCACAgccctgtgacacacacacacagtatgcagactatacataagtacatattCTAACTTTATTAAGCAGACTAGGCATTACGCACATATAACAAATTAACTTAATCtacagttgttgttgtcaagTAGAACATTCAGTGATTCTGCTTATAACGACATAACTCAGTTATGATAAAATAGTTCTGACGATACCAATTGGGCCCACAACTACTGATTACAACTCATCAGGCATCATGCATCTGAATGTATTTTGATGTGAAGGCAAGGCCTGCAATGTAAATGATAAATGGACTGCAATTGTATCGCACACTTAAACTGTGAACGTGTTGACAACGACTAGTATTCGTTCCCTTTTGCGCCTGATGGTGTAAAAATATTGCAAAGTCAGAAGAACAATTTTTACTAAATGGTCATCAAACCTCTCTTCAGGGGAACGGCTCTGAAACCAGTACGGACCACAAGAACTTCAAGGTTGGTTTTGGATTCGCCGTgaacaaaatattttaaagGTTTTCTTTCTGGAGCTGATAATAGAAGTAGCCATGGAGTGAGCCATCTCACTTCTTGACAGTTTATGAGCTGAAATGTGAGCAAGCTTTTCAATTATCCTGGAAACCTGGATTCTGGAGTTTAGTTGGATGGCGTTCGTTCCTATTTATACATACGTCGTTCGTTACTATTTTGGATACATtgtatacacttttattgagtatttttcatttcctttattatttgaaTAGTTTAGTGTCAtgtgccctgctattttattatattgcatatattgtaaacaaagacatttccccctggggatgaatcaAATCCATCTAAACTCATTTCTACAGAGTTTCATCATAAATACATGCGATGGTTCACGTTGCTCTGAGTGTCTAAATACCTTGGGTGGTTCTCGAAACATCTGGTCCAGACAGATGAACTCCAGACTGGGCAGTAACTCTATGAACTGGGCGAAGGATTCTAGTTTGATGGCATGACAGCGGACCAGAGTGAGGTCAACGAGGCGACTCCATCTGGACTGATCTGAGGACAGACACAAACGGACAAAACACTTATTATTaaatagagaaagtgacatATGGACATAAATATTCAGACCATGAGTGACAGAAGCTAGCCGAGTGGTGGCGAGTGTGTTTCACCTGTGATCCAGTGGTGAGGGTTATGCAGGTGTGGACAATTGTAGATGAGCAGGTATTTAATATTAGTGAACACCTCGTTCACCACCTTTATGCCGATATCTGTGATGATGCCGGGGTTCTCGATGACATCAGCCAGACCGTACTTCACCATCTCCGAGTGACTCAGTTTACCTGCATTTAGCAAACAAACATTGTTTTCAACACACTTGTAaacttaattaaatgtattcaatCCAAGTGGGCACACTGTGAGAGAGCCTGGTGCCACAACAGTGGATCAAGTACAGGAGAAAGTCTCCTCTCTGTCAGGAAGGAAACGGGCCATGGTGGTCATATTGGACAGAAGGAACTAACATTGCAGCAGGAACTCATCCACGTATCCCAGATGAAGAGTCTCAAACTGAGGAAACTCTAGTTCAGCCATTTTGAGAGCGGAGAAGACTCCATCTTTCGTCAGCGAAGGCTGGATGCGCAGCTCGTGAAGCCTGTTTAGCACACGGACATCATGGTGGTGAGTATTTCTGTTGGTCCTACTAAGCACTTAAAATAAAGTCTGCAACGGAGGACATCTTCTGATGTTAGATTAAGTTAAAACAACCTGGGGGAATTTTGAGTTCTCTATCGtgaatgttgtttgtttacaagAATAAATGCTATAGTATGAAAATAGAAAGATAATGCTGTGATAGTTATTCTGACATACTGCACAGAGATATTGTTGACCCAATGCCGCCTATGATACCTTAAACTCACACACTGCAAGTATCATTCTTACGTACTACATGTTTGCTCTTTACTCTGTTCAGTGTCTCCAACATTTGCCCACAAGATGAACCCCTTTGCAGTTTGCTTTAAAACATGGACCCGTGTTTTCCCCTCAGTTAGTTTCAGGAATGGATGACTGGCTGTGCACCTGCGAGCAGCGGTGATGATGAGGTAGCCCAAGTCCACTTCCAGAGCGTTCTTACAGGCGCCAAACACAATGGTGTGGAGGTTCCGAAATCCTCCTAAGAGGTACACAGACAGTATcacaaagaacaaacaaaatcttATCAAACAGATGTGGGATTTTGAGCTAGAAATATGAACTCACAATTCGTATCTCGAGAAAAGGAGACGGGaggattaaatatatatatttttttaaccctcctgttatgttgccggtcaaattgacccgtttcaaagtttgaaaatctaggaaaaatacttctaagtactctttctgtataaaacgtcttctgcttaccttatttagtgtaatcaacatttaaaaaaaatactaaaaaaatatcatgtatttgcaacccccccctgcaggtttatataacagagatgatgttcccgggttaatttgacccggctgtgaaagtgcaggctaaaagtcatcagaagagtcacgttcagaatatttctttctttgtaaatgtaggacagtctttcttactccctcccaccaagtttcaacacacactcacaccaacacacacacacaaacacacatatcagcacacacacaccccgttcacaaccccataataaagttgtacacatttcaaacaaaagaatcaggtggttgttatgggaaccatctataacttgctgtgtgcccatcaccctacatgagaagcacactttacagaacaaacactgtttatcatcttctaactttccccctaaatacacctttcttggacatgggacactaatgtgagggtttctttcatgtctcaactaataaatatgtagtatagtacttctaatatactgtctgtctgactgggagagacacaccctgtctcatcccaatctcagacccacacacattctctttccaACGATCCCACCTgcgcgagaaatacagatactattttgacgggaacctttatttttccctgcgggaaaactccacccacacgtatcaggggagggccaaacatacgaaatggttgctgagaagtcctacaacattacactctgcagatacatacgactgcaccaagaggatgactgtgtgctggcctttggtatcttttataacataatgtatgcatctcaacactaaaaataaacataactaacgtttactttcaatacaaatcctttatgactcatttggcttgatttttagtgggcgggtcattatgaccctgaacagcacaggtcatctctatttatctacatcaccccatgaaaaaagtaaacgtacaaaatgcaaataaaatttaggagaaaatacatgttatggtagattaatgcaatttagatttagattctttcaatgttcctacAAAATAGTATGAACATGTATTTGTCATTAAAAcaagtgagtgctcctgattgaactctgatctatggaggggtaaataactcaattccactaaaaactgatttaattgttagtaatgttgttggtgatgatgtacaaactatagtttttagaatttgtgggtttctgaccacttttggatgattcaacattaaccgggtcaaattgacccgggaacatcacggctgtatgtaagaaacgaacataacaggagggttaaaaaggcagatatattaattaattgggGCAGGAAAAAGTCGGGAGATAATTAAATCAA encodes the following:
- the fbxo38 gene encoding F-box only protein 38; protein product: MGPRKKASKLQPIVGTCEGELVLRPSEPKDYINELSHEVLCHIFRYLPMKDIMCMECLSRKLREAVTLYLRVVKVVDLCAGRWWEYMPSGFTDGSFLLLLKKMPDLEQLYGLHPRYLERRRVRGYEAFSIPGVLEALQACPNILGVETSHLELVEAIWNYMPQVHILGKFRNRNGAFPIPAENKLTIPITAKIQTLHLVGVNVPEIPCVSMLRHLYLKWVRLTKPQPFKDFLCVSLRTFVMRNCAGPTNSLKYVPLVTGLASARNLEQLELVRVPFLGGLIQHVVEDSWRSGGFRNLHTIVFGACKNALEVDLGYLIITAARRLHELRIQPSLTKDGVFSALKMAELEFPQFETLHLGYVDEFLLQCKLSHSEMVKYGLADVIENPGIITDIGIKVVNEVFTNIKYLLIYNCPHLHNPHHWITDQSRWSRLVDLTLVRCHAIKLESFAQFIELLPSLEFICLDQMFREPPKGCARVGLSAGTGIGVSSALVSNQNSNNDNDNNNNNNHHHNNNNEANMPAAPPPVVNNIINNNNNQRRQQNNAPVEVNGMEEVEEEEAVLLEEDNMEAGPQMELKRTEGEVRVDVADGCPAGAPHAPDEEQAGPSGLVQQCRPACATVPKPPLVISDSDSEEEEGLVSRLMPASCLQQPASCSEGKGKTPVRRGNNVAVSEAISANETKTLVLDSSCEKSCQVTSEQIKADMKAAVENSRRTSVKGIATEAVETAARPGADSGPLRGPGAAARTGVRPVTGSVGRVGPGAATSRQVGGCGRLVVGNSHQATTTTDRATGTGRTNDYAESPSGTRTGASCTRETGVRQSSAPACADSLDPRAAAVNHAARRPAQPTGQGQRLPTPAGSPYATFSGSQKGEATDEDFIPRRPLTRSCTRTSSVSLISETDLSRARPRVSVRRKRMADKSTSTSDPVTEDDHVQILSLKSKNLVGITLTNCGITDLVLKDCPKMMFVHATRCRVLKQLRVESAPIVNRFDYAQCKKLDMEQVLDQILRMPPERNRIIYMRPMHQIDSVALERQLFQGPYPYHIAIVHEFSNPPNIRNKVRIRSWMDTIANISQELIKYEFFPEATRTEEDVKKNPTYPWGREIYTLEGLVDGAPYSMITDFPWLRTLRAADPNSYARYDFEDDESTTIYAPRRKGQLSADICMETIGEEISERRQSKRGVFQRVVVLFLHHCDTPGEPVDDDYI